A window from Pseudostreptobacillus hongkongensis encodes these proteins:
- the grpE gene encoding nucleotide exchange factor GrpE — MNEELKDEKIEAEVETETNEEVKPEENELDKVKAELEEYKKAYAIKMADFQNFSKRKEKELQEYKEYAAKNIILKVLENLDNLERALSVAAENDNKEALIEGINMSVNNFNEMLKHEGVEEIPTENEPYNAEVHHAIATVNESDKENNSIVFVHQKGYKLKGRVIRPSMVVINKKEENN; from the coding sequence ATGAACGAAGAATTAAAAGATGAAAAAATAGAAGCTGAGGTTGAAACTGAAACAAATGAAGAAGTTAAACCTGAAGAAAATGAATTAGATAAAGTTAAGGCAGAACTTGAAGAATATAAAAAGGCTTATGCAATAAAAATGGCTGATTTTCAAAACTTTTCAAAAAGAAAAGAAAAAGAATTGCAAGAGTATAAAGAATATGCAGCTAAGAATATAATATTAAAGGTATTGGAAAATTTAGATAATTTAGAAAGAGCCTTAAGTGTTGCAGCAGAAAATGATAATAAAGAAGCACTTATAGAAGGAATTAATATGAGTGTTAATAACTTTAATGAAATGTTAAAACACGAAGGTGTTGAAGAAATACCTACAGAAAATGAACCATATAATGCTGAAGTGCATCATGCTATAGCAACAGTAAATGAAAGCGATAAAGAAAATAATTCTATAGTATTTGTACATCAGAAAGGATATAAATTAAAAGGAAGAGTAATAAGACCATCTATGGTTGTAATAAATAAGAAAGAAGAAAATAACTAG
- the dnaK gene encoding molecular chaperone DnaK: protein MAKIIGIDLGTTNSCVAVMEGSAFTVIPNSEGERTTPSVVSIESNGEIVVGSTAKRKAITEPKQTVISIKTHMGSDYKVDIHGKNYTPQEISAMTLKKLKKDAESYLGEEVKEAVITVPAYFTDAQRQATKDAGEIAGLTVKRIINEPTAAALAYGLDKEREEKILVFDLGGGTFDVSVLEVGSGLVEVKATAGNNHLGGDNFDEAVINWLADEFQKEHGIDLRKEPQAYQRLKDAAEDAKKKLSSTLETTISLPFIAMDATGPKNLEKKLTRAAFNELTKNLVEMTKGPVKQALDDAGLTVRDIEQVLLVGGSTRIPAVQEWVKEYFGKEPNRSINPDEVVAMGAAIQGGVLAGDVKDVLLLDVTPLSLGIETMGGVFTKMIERNTTIPTKKSQVYSTATDNQTAVTIHVLQGERAQASQNHSLGQFNLEGIPAAPRGIPQIEVTFDIDSNGIVHVSAKDLGTGKENQITISGSSNLSKDDVERMKKEAEANEEADNKFRELIEARNMADQLIISMEKTIKENEDKLQGTEKADIESAIEELKKVKDGDNIEEIRSGIEKLSKASEAFATRIYQAAQATNTNAESGNTKSEDDIVEAEEVK from the coding sequence ATGGCAAAAATAATAGGAATAGATTTAGGAACAACAAATTCATGTGTAGCAGTAATGGAAGGTAGTGCATTTACAGTAATACCTAACTCTGAAGGAGAAAGAACGACTCCATCAGTAGTATCTATAGAATCAAATGGAGAAATAGTAGTAGGATCAACAGCAAAAAGAAAAGCAATTACAGAGCCAAAACAAACAGTAATTTCAATTAAAACTCATATGGGTTCAGATTATAAAGTTGATATTCATGGTAAAAACTATACTCCACAAGAAATTTCAGCTATGACTTTAAAGAAATTAAAGAAAGATGCTGAAAGCTACTTAGGAGAAGAAGTTAAAGAAGCAGTAATTACAGTACCAGCTTACTTCACAGATGCTCAAAGACAAGCAACAAAAGATGCTGGAGAAATTGCAGGATTAACAGTTAAGAGAATTATAAACGAACCAACAGCAGCAGCACTTGCATATGGTTTAGATAAAGAAAGAGAAGAAAAAATATTAGTATTTGACTTAGGAGGAGGAACATTTGACGTTTCAGTACTTGAAGTTGGATCAGGACTTGTAGAAGTTAAAGCTACAGCAGGAAATAACCACTTAGGTGGAGATAACTTTGATGAAGCTGTTATTAATTGGCTTGCAGATGAATTCCAAAAAGAACATGGAATTGATCTAAGAAAAGAACCTCAAGCATACCAAAGATTAAAAGATGCAGCTGAAGATGCTAAAAAGAAATTATCATCAACACTTGAAACTACAATTTCTTTACCATTTATAGCTATGGATGCAACAGGTCCTAAAAACTTAGAAAAGAAATTAACAAGAGCAGCATTTAATGAATTAACTAAGAATTTAGTTGAAATGACTAAAGGACCAGTTAAACAAGCTTTAGATGATGCAGGATTAACAGTAAGAGATATAGAACAAGTATTATTAGTAGGAGGATCTACAAGAATACCAGCAGTTCAAGAATGGGTTAAAGAATACTTCGGAAAAGAACCTAATAGATCAATAAATCCAGATGAAGTTGTTGCTATGGGAGCTGCAATTCAAGGTGGAGTATTAGCAGGAGATGTTAAAGATGTTCTATTATTAGATGTTACTCCATTATCACTTGGTATAGAAACTATGGGTGGAGTATTTACTAAAATGATAGAAAGAAATACAACTATACCTACTAAGAAATCACAAGTATATTCAACTGCAACTGATAATCAAACAGCAGTTACTATACATGTATTACAAGGAGAAAGAGCTCAAGCTTCTCAAAACCATTCACTTGGACAATTTAACTTAGAAGGAATACCTGCAGCACCACGTGGAATTCCTCAAATAGAAGTTACATTTGATATAGATTCAAATGGTATAGTACATGTTTCAGCTAAAGATTTAGGAACAGGTAAAGAAAATCAAATAACTATATCTGGTTCATCAAACTTAAGTAAAGATGATGTAGAAAGAATGAAAAAAGAAGCAGAAGCTAATGAGGAAGCAGATAATAAATTTAGAGAATTAATTGAAGCAAGAAATATGGCAGATCAATTAATAATCTCTATGGAAAAAACTATAAAAGAAAATGAAGATAAATTACAAGGAACTGAAAAAGCTGATATAGAATCTGCAATTGAAGAACTTAAAAAAGTTAAAGATGGAGATAATATAGAGGAAATTAGATCAGGAATAGAAAAATTATCTAAAGCAAGTGAAGCATTTGCTACAAGAATTTATCAAGCAGCACAAGCTACAAATACTAATGCAGAATCAGGAAATACAAAATCAGAAGATGACATAGTTGAAGCAGAAGAAGTTAAATAG